From one Oncorhynchus keta strain PuntledgeMale-10-30-2019 chromosome 30, Oket_V2, whole genome shotgun sequence genomic stretch:
- the LOC127913705 gene encoding putative uncharacterized protein DDB_G0271982 — ERREERERERERERERLERERERERREREREREREREKERERKRGREREAG; from the exons gagaggagagaggagagagagagagagagagagagagaaaga gagaggttagagagagagagagagagggagaggagagagagagagagagagagagagagagagagagagaaagaaagagagagaaagagaggcagagagagagaggcaggttag